One Oscillospiraceae bacterium genomic window, GCCAGCACGATCCGCATCAATACAATCACCCTTTCACAGGTTTTATAGATATTTAGCTATAACCAACAGATTCTTCGGTGACGTCATACCGAATATATCCGTATATGCATAGTATATACAGTTAAGGTATCTTTGTCAATAGTTTATTAGTAATTTCCACAAAGACAAATCGCATATTGCTATTTATCAGCTTTATGGTATAATATGGTTATCAATAAGAGTAAAAACTCTGTATCTCACCGGCCTTTGGCTGATTATTACGGAAAGGAACGTTATAATGAATAAACGAATCTCGTTTTGCTTTCTATGTTTGCTCATTATGCCTCTTATAATCGGATGTGTTATTGAACAGAATGTCAGCAGCGACCCGCTCAGTAATGCTGTTACTACAGAGAGTAAACCTTTGTCTTGCGAATCAAAAAGTTCAACGCCAGTTTCTGCACCTTCGCTTCCGGCAGTAAAACATCCTATCAGCCCAAGTCAGCCAAGCCAACCCATTCTGTCAAATGAAATCATGGAATGGCCTAAAACGAGCTTATCTTACACATTTCGCCTATACCCTTTAGATGATGATAACGTCATTATCCGGTACACCTACGAATTGGAAAATGAAACACAGATGCTTCTTGTTAGGTATAATCATAAAACAGGAGAAACCATTCCGGTTTATAACGGGGTATGCAGCGATGCCTCAAATCAAATTGTGAAAGGAATCGGTAATAGTTTCGCTGTCTGTTTCGAATATGGATACATGCTGTTTTCCGATGATAAACTGATTGAAACGATTTCAAATGATTCCATGTACTGGTGTAAAGTTTCAAATGAATTCAAATATTTGATTTATACGGAGAAAGCAGATAATGGATCAGGCGGTTATGTTTTAACAGAACGAGAAAGCGGGAAAGTGTTATATGCCTTTGAAAATCGTATTGACAGTGCGAGTCCTGTGTTTTCCGAAGATGGGCGTCTTGCTATGATTTCACTGAATCATAACAATGTGTGTTTGAATGTTTACGACATCAACACTGAAACATTGAATACTTACTCTATTGACACCGAACTCCCCGAAGAAATTGAATATTGCAAACTGCTGTTTGGAAATGGCAATAATGTGTACTTTGTGTTTGACGATGCGGTTTCTTATATTTACAGTATAAATTTAGCTGACAACACGCTCACTCAGGTGGCGCGTGTTCAAAACACCGCATACGGACACGGGGCCGTAATGAATTTTGTGTTCAACGGGATTGAATACGCCTATGTGAAACCCACCAAACATCCGATGCAGGATTTCTATGTTGTGCGACAAAATGCCCAAACCGGAAACCTGATCAACGAGTTTGACGCGCGCGGTCTCGGCGGTATCTCTGATATTTGCTATATATCCGGTGGGGATTTATTAATCATGTTCGCCGACGGGAAGATTAAAACACTTCAGGCCACAAAGTAGAAACTTGTAAACTTGGCAGTCAAAATACTTTCTTATCTTTTCAAACGAACAGCTACCTAGATAAAAATCTAAAACCCCGTACGTTTTCGTCCGGGGTTTTGTAAACATTTTTATCTAAGCGATATTGTTCTCCTCGTGCTTGCCGAGGAACTGGCTTTTGTATAGGTCGGCGTAGAAGCCGTTTTGCGCCATCAGCTCTTCGTGCGAGCCGGTCTCGATGATGTCGCCGTGGTTCATCACAAGAATGTTGTCGGCGTTGCGGATGGTCGAGAGCCGGTGCGCAATCACGAAGCTGGTCCGACCCTTCATCAGCCGGTGCATGGCCTCCTGGATCAACACTTCGGTGCGGGTATCGACCGACGAGGTCGCCTCGTCCAAAATCAGAATCGCCGGGTCTTTTAATACTGCGCGTGCGATCGTCAATAACTGCCGCTGGCCCTGCGAGATGTTTCCCGCGTCCTCGCGAATAATCGTGTTGTAGCCCTCGGGCAGTGTGCGGATAAAGTGGTCGGCACAGGCGGCTTTCGCGGCGTCGACGATGGCCTTGTGATCGGGGTGATCCGAACCGTAGGCGATATTTTCTTCGATCGTGCCGTTGAACAGCCAGGTATCCTGAAGCACCATGCCGAACAGTCCGCGCAAATCCTCACGATTCATATCGGCGATATTGACGCCGTCGATCGTGATCTTTCCGCCGTTTAACTCATAGAACCGCATCAAGAGATTGACCAGCGTGGTCTTGCCCGCACCGGTCGGCCCGACGACCGCGATGGTCTGACCGGGCTTGACGTCGAGCGAGATACCGTGAATCAGGGTCTTGTCGGGGTCATAACCGAATTGAATCGACTCGAACTCAACCGCGCCCTGGGGTTGAGTCAGTTTCGGCGCATCCGCGGAATCGGGGCTCTGTTCGGGCTGTTCAAGCACTTCGAAGACCCGCTCCGCTGAAGCCATGGTCGACTGCATGATGTTGACAATCTGAGCGGCCTGCGCAATCGGCTGGTTGAACTGGCGCGAGTACTGGATAAATGCCTGGATGCTGCCGATCATGATCGTGCCGTTCGAGGCGATGATGCCGCCCGCGACACAGACCCCGACATAGCAGAGGTTGCCGATAAATCCGACCATCGGCATCATGCTGCCGGATACGAACTGCGCTTTCCAGTTGTTTTGGTACAGTTCATTATTGCTGTGCTCGAATTCTTCGATCGAGGCCTTTTCGTAGTTGTAGGCCTTGACCACGTTGTGGCAGCTGTACATCTCCTCGACGTGGCCGTTGATCTGTCCGAGTGACTTCTGCTGCCCGCGGAAATATTTCTGCGAGCGTTTGGTGATAAAGATCGTGATTCCGAGTGAAATCGGCAGAGACGCCAGTGTGATCAGGGTCATTGTGCCGCTGATGGTCAGCATCATATATAAAATTCCGATGACCATGACGACGGACGAGATGATCTGAGTCAGCGACTGCTGCAGCGATTGGCTGACCGTATCAACGTCGTTGGTCACGCGCGATAAAATGTCACCGTGGGACTGAGAGTCGAAGTATTTGAGCGGCAGCTTGCTCAGTTTGGCGTTGACGTCGCTGCGCATCTTAAAGACGACCTTCTGGGTCACGCCGACCATGATGAACACCTGAATGAATGAGCAGACGGCGGCTGCCAGATAGAGCGCCAAAATTGTGACAGCGGTTTTCCCGAGTTCGGAAAAATCCACTCCGCCTCCGGTCTTGGCGATATTGTCGGTGATTTTATCGTAATACTCCGCTGCAAGCGCCATATTTCCCGCCTCGGAATTATCGCTTTGGGGCATCTTTTGCAGCAGTCCGACTATTTTTTCGAACGACTCTGCTTTTTGGGCGTTGTCTTTGCACTGCGAAAGCGGTGTGATGCCGGACGCCTTCATCGCTGCGGCAAATTGGGGATTGTTCTCGTTCTCGGCCATCATCTCGACGGCCTTTTTAGACATAAAGCCGACCATTAAAGTGTTTGTGGCGTTGCCCAAAATCTTCGGGGTATTCAATGTGAACACCGTCGAAGCAACGGTCAGAATTAAAACAAAGATTAACGCTAAGGAATGTGGTTTTAGGTATTTGACCAGTTTCTTAAAAGTTCCTTTAAAATCTTTGGCTTTTCCGCCCGCTATCATCCCGGGAGGCCCCATACCCGGACCGCGCATCCGCTGCGACTGTTTGAATTCGTTGCCGTAGTTCTTTTCACGTACCGCCATCTCAACCCACCTCCTTTGCCAGCTGCGAGGATGCAATTTCGCGATAAATATCGCAGCTCTTCATCAGTTGCTCATGGGTTCCGATTCCGGCGATCTGACCCTCGTTCAGCACAAGGATCCGGTCAGCATTCATAATGGTATTGATGCGCTGGGCGATCACGATGACCGTCGCGCCGTCCGTATCCTTTTTCAGCGCCTCGCGCAGCATCGCGTCGGTCTTGAAATCGAGCGCGGAGAAACTGTCGTCGAAGATGAAAATCTCGGGCTTCTTTGCAATCGCACGAGCGATCGAGACCCGCTGTTTTTGACCGCCCGAGAGGTTCGTTCCGCTCTGGGTGATCTCGGCGTTCATGCCGTCCTCACGGCCTGTGATAAATTCCTCGGCCTGCGCGGTCTTGGCTGCCGCTTCCGCCTGTTCGTCGGTCACGTCAGGGTTGCCGAATTTGATATTATCCATAATTGTGCCCGTGACAAGCTTGGCGGTCTGCGGCACAAAGCCGATGCGGCTGTGCAGATCGGACTGGTTCATCTCGCGCACATCGACTCCGTCGACCAAAACTTTTCCGCCGCTCACGTCAAAGAAACGCATGAGCAGCCCGCCGATCGTCGACTTGCCCGAACCGGTACCGCCGATGATCGCCACGGTCTCACCGCGGTCGGCGGTAAAACTGATGTTTTCAAGCGTCGGCTGTTCCGCGCCCGGATAGGCAAAAGTTACATTGTCGAAAACGACCGTGCCGGACTTTTCGGGGCTGACAGGCTTTTCGGGGTCTTTGAGAGCACTTTCGCTCTCAAGCACTTCGAGAACGCGTAAACCCGAAGCGGCGGCTCTCGGAAGCATGATAAAGATGAAGCTGAACATCAGGAACGAGAATAGAATCTGAATCGCATATTGGATAAAGGCCATCAAGCCGCCGAGATCCATCTCGCCGGAGTTGATCAGCGGGCCCGCGAACCACACAATGCCGAGCTGCGTCAGACTCATGATCAGCATCATCGTCGGCATCATTGTGCCCATCAGCCGCTGTACCCGCAGCGAGACTTCGTTTAATTCAACATTGGCTTCTTTAAATCGCTCCGCCTGACGGTCATCGCGCCCGAAAGCACGGATCACCCGGACACCCGTGAGTCCCTCTCGCAATACCAGATTCATGTGGTCAAGGCGGACCTGCATCTGTTTAAAATATTTCGTCGCCAGCCGGATGACAATACCGACTACAATTAAAATCACGGGAATCGAAACCGCTAAAATCCAGGTCAGTTTACTGCTCTTTGCGGAACCTTTGATAATGCCGCCGATCATCGTAATCGGCGCTGAGACCATGATGCGAAGCATCATGACCACAAACATGCCGAGCTGCTGGATGTCGTTGGTCGAACGGGTGATCAGCGAGGCAGTCGAAAAACCGTCGAACTGGGCGATTGAAAAGCCCTCGACTTTGTTAAAAACCTTGCTGCGCAGATCACGTGCATAGCCCGTACCGATGCGCGAAGCCAAAAAGCCCGCCAAGACTGCCGCGGCCATACTCCCGAGCGCCACGAGCAGCATCTGCCAGCCGATCTGCCAAATGTAGGGCACGTCTTTTTTCAAAACGCCGTTGTTGATGATATCGCTCATCAGATCGGGCAGCGTCAGATCGGCCATACACTGTCCGAAGATCAAAGCCACCGTCACGACGATCAACCAGGCGTATTTCTTTAAATACCGGAACAGTTTTATCATGGATTGTTTCCCTTTCCGCGTTTCGATCTCTCGAAACATATTTGGATATTGATTATATACTCTCGTGCGATGTTATGCAATCAAATTCATTGCATCCAGTTAAAACGATCAAACCGCCCTCTTTTTGCATAACTATTTGCGATTATTCCGGAATACTTCTATTGTTTTTGCAATCTAAACTGCGGTTTGCGGCAATACAGAGAGCCATCTCTGTCTGAATCATATTATATATCATTCAAATATGTTTTTTCGGTGAAGATTGCGAAAAAAACCGCTTTGTGTTATGATTCTCTTTGCGCTGTTTTGCAGTGAAAAAGCGCGAAATTTTTTAAACTCGGGAAATACACATGAACAATTTGAACAGAGAAAAAATCAAGGGCTCGGCTTTTTTGTTTTTTGCCTCCTTGATCTGGGGCTCGACTTTTGTGGCACAGAGCATGGGAATGGATTATATTGAACCGTTTACCTTCAATGCGGTCCGTTTTTTGCTCGGCGGTCTGGTGCTTTTACCGGTCGCCATATTTTTCCGGCACGAACCCAAGAAAGCTTTTTCTCCGGAGGATTCCGCCCAAAATGCGATAAAACGACGCAACTTAATCCTTGGCGGCGTCATCTGCGGTATTTTGATTTTCGCGGCGACAGGCCTGCAGCAGATCGGGCTTGTCGATATGACCGCAGGCAAAGCGGGCTTCCTGACGGCGTTGTACGTCGTCCTCGTGCCGATGATCGGGCTGTTCTTTAAAAAGAAATCAGGTGTTTTCTTATGGTTCGG contains:
- a CDS encoding ABC transporter ATP-binding protein, which translates into the protein MAVREKNYGNEFKQSQRMRGPGMGPPGMIAGGKAKDFKGTFKKLVKYLKPHSLALIFVLILTVASTVFTLNTPKILGNATNTLMVGFMSKKAVEMMAENENNPQFAAAMKASGITPLSQCKDNAQKAESFEKIVGLLQKMPQSDNSEAGNMALAAEYYDKITDNIAKTGGGVDFSELGKTAVTILALYLAAAVCSFIQVFIMVGVTQKVVFKMRSDVNAKLSKLPLKYFDSQSHGDILSRVTNDVDTVSQSLQQSLTQIISSVVMVIGILYMMLTISGTMTLITLASLPISLGITIFITKRSQKYFRGQQKSLGQINGHVEEMYSCHNVVKAYNYEKASIEEFEHSNNELYQNNWKAQFVSGSMMPMVGFIGNLCYVGVCVAGGIIASNGTIMIGSIQAFIQYSRQFNQPIAQAAQIVNIMQSTMASAERVFEVLEQPEQSPDSADAPKLTQPQGAVEFESIQFGYDPDKTLIHGISLDVKPGQTIAVVGPTGAGKTTLVNLLMRFYELNGGKITIDGVNIADMNREDLRGLFGMVLQDTWLFNGTIEENIAYGSDHPDHKAIVDAAKAACADHFIRTLPEGYNTIIREDAGNISQGQRQLLTIARAVLKDPAILILDEATSSVDTRTEVLIQEAMHRLMKGRTSFVIAHRLSTIRNADNILVMNHGDIIETGSHEELMAQNGFYADLYKSQFLGKHEENNIA
- a CDS encoding ABC transporter ATP-binding protein, which produces MIKLFRYLKKYAWLIVVTVALIFGQCMADLTLPDLMSDIINNGVLKKDVPYIWQIGWQMLLVALGSMAAAVLAGFLASRIGTGYARDLRSKVFNKVEGFSIAQFDGFSTASLITRSTNDIQQLGMFVVMMLRIMVSAPITMIGGIIKGSAKSSKLTWILAVSIPVILIVVGIVIRLATKYFKQMQVRLDHMNLVLREGLTGVRVIRAFGRDDRQAERFKEANVELNEVSLRVQRLMGTMMPTMMLIMSLTQLGIVWFAGPLINSGEMDLGGLMAFIQYAIQILFSFLMFSFIFIMLPRAAASGLRVLEVLESESALKDPEKPVSPEKSGTVVFDNVTFAYPGAEQPTLENISFTADRGETVAIIGGTGSGKSTIGGLLMRFFDVSGGKVLVDGVDVREMNQSDLHSRIGFVPQTAKLVTGTIMDNIKFGNPDVTDEQAEAAAKTAQAEEFITGREDGMNAEITQSGTNLSGGQKQRVSIARAIAKKPEIFIFDDSFSALDFKTDAMLREALKKDTDGATVIVIAQRINTIMNADRILVLNEGQIAGIGTHEQLMKSCDIYREIASSQLAKEVG